From one Agathobaculum sp. NTUH-O15-33 genomic stretch:
- a CDS encoding methyl-accepting chemotaxis protein → MLKNVKIRTRLLISYAIIILLCLCASIVGLFLLDQIGDNLTSFYDNNYTVTVNVATAQREMQSARGDILRAIIEPDQDITEQMIDRASASLATMRGTFPVIRGVFKGDMTLMDEADEILEKAVVYRDRVFELTRANQTEQAFSVMKGSYVPLLNDMANTLQSVADAAGKNAQKMVQQGRHAQETAIVLVAVILFLSIALAVIIGLYISNTVRKPIHQIEKATQKLAEGELEAAWVDYHAKDELGELADHIRSYIGAQKEIIFDIAHVLGDLSKGDFTTRPNALESYLGSYKAILNAMKELRDKLSDTLLQINSSADQVSIGGEQVAAGSQTLAQGATEQACSVEELAASIAEISEQVSKTAQNAQVAREQTMQTGSSAADCNQQMKKMIAAMDEINRSSYQIEKIIHAMEEIAFQTEILALNAAVEAARSGAAGKGFAVVADEVRRLANQSSDASKNTAVLIRSSIETVKNGMDIAAETAQALSQVVQSTHIASATVDSIADAAKQQAAFITQLTAGVEQISHVVQNNTATSEESAAASEELSGQAMLLKSLVESFKLRGDQALS, encoded by the coding sequence GTGCTCAAGAATGTAAAGATTAGAACGAGGCTGCTGATATCCTATGCGATCATTATTCTGCTTTGTTTATGCGCCAGTATCGTGGGGCTTTTTCTGTTGGATCAGATCGGCGATAATCTGACCAGCTTTTATGACAACAATTATACGGTGACCGTCAATGTAGCGACCGCGCAGCGGGAAATGCAATCCGCGCGGGGCGATATATTGCGGGCGATCATAGAACCCGATCAAGATATCACGGAACAGATGATCGATCGAGCCAGCGCCAGCCTTGCCACCATGCGCGGGACGTTTCCGGTCATCCGCGGGGTATTCAAAGGCGATATGACGCTGATGGACGAGGCGGACGAGATTTTGGAAAAAGCGGTCGTCTATCGCGATCGGGTGTTTGAATTGACGCGGGCAAACCAAACGGAGCAGGCATTTTCTGTCATGAAGGGCAGCTATGTGCCGCTTTTAAACGATATGGCGAATACGCTGCAAAGCGTTGCGGACGCCGCGGGGAAGAATGCTCAAAAGATGGTTCAGCAGGGCCGGCATGCGCAGGAAACGGCGATCGTGCTTGTGGCGGTCATTCTATTTTTGAGTATTGCTCTGGCGGTCATTATCGGATTGTACATATCCAACACGGTGCGCAAGCCAATCCACCAAATTGAAAAAGCAACGCAAAAGCTGGCGGAGGGGGAACTGGAAGCCGCGTGGGTCGATTATCATGCGAAAGACGAACTGGGCGAGCTGGCCGATCATATTCGCAGCTATATTGGCGCCCAAAAGGAGATCATTTTTGATATCGCCCATGTGCTGGGCGACCTGTCCAAGGGCGATTTTACCACCCGGCCAAACGCATTGGAATCGTATCTGGGCAGCTATAAAGCGATACTGAACGCTATGAAAGAACTGCGCGATAAGCTGAGCGACACGCTCCTGCAAATCAATTCTTCCGCCGATCAGGTATCGATAGGCGGCGAGCAGGTGGCCGCCGGTTCGCAGACACTGGCGCAGGGCGCGACCGAGCAGGCTTGTTCCGTGGAGGAGCTGGCGGCGTCCATTGCCGAGATATCCGAGCAGGTATCCAAAACCGCCCAAAACGCGCAGGTGGCCCGTGAGCAAACCATGCAGACCGGCAGCTCCGCCGCGGATTGCAACCAGCAAATGAAAAAGATGATTGCGGCAATGGATGAGATCAACCGTTCGTCCTATCAAATTGAAAAGATCATTCACGCAATGGAGGAGATCGCCTTCCAAACGGAAATATTAGCGCTCAACGCGGCGGTGGAAGCGGCCCGCAGCGGCGCGGCCGGCAAGGGCTTTGCCGTGGTTGCGGATGAGGTGCGCAGACTGGCCAATCAATCGTCGGACGCATCAAAAAACACAGCCGTTTTAATCCGAAGCTCGATAGAAACCGTGAAAAACGGAATGGATATTGCCGCTGAAACGGCGCAGGCGCTTTCGCAGGTGGTGCAGAGCACGCATATCGCTTCCGCCACTGTGGACAGCATCGCGGATGCCGCCAAGCAACAAGCCGCCTTTATCACGCAGTTGACGGCAGGGGTCGAACAGATCTCCCACGTGGTGCAAAACAACACCGCGACTTCGGAAGAAAGCGCCGCCGCCAGTGAAGAGCTTTCCGGGCAGGCGATGCTGCTGAAAAGTCTGGTGGAGAGCTTTAAGCTGCGCGGCGACCAAGCGCTCTCCTGA